A window from Rana temporaria chromosome 8, aRanTem1.1, whole genome shotgun sequence encodes these proteins:
- the LOC120910097 gene encoding gastrula zinc finger protein XlCGF57.1-like, producing the protein MLVSGDQQSMEEGCPLHSQNSTREDANYTDNNQNEERKYIEAEYKEEEEERLVSGDQQSMEEGEMIMESKQEESSLHKDTADGRCFWNINPSEGHLIISPDCKAEDTDIPQYSPKVTSDWLVRSTDPSNPEEPSDKSHTMTSDVLPSSHSADRSPDPSNPQTSSSSHKKVHTGERSLSCSECGKSFTKNKNLRRHQEIHTGQRTYSCSECGKSFSRASHLVQHKRVHKVGHLKSCAESGKNFSHKAQLTEHQRTHIGERPYSCSECGKRFSHKKGLVIHQRTHTGERPYSCSECGKSFTQASHLVRHKSVHTGVYRYSCSECGKCFCDKGRLIVHQRIHTGERPFSCSECGKSFSHKNGLVEHQKLHTGERPYSCTECGKSFTGKGDLNHHNRVHTGERPYSCTECGKSFTRKGKLDQHNRVHTGERPFSCSECGKSFTTKGALFTHQKLHTGERPYSCTECGKSFTGKEHLVKHQRVHTGERPSSSSQ; encoded by the exons atgttggtgagtggagatcagcagtctatggaggagggttgTCCTCTGCATTCCCAGAATTCTACACGGGAAGATGCCAACTATACAGATAATAATCAG AATGAAGAACGGAAATACATCGAAGCTGAgtataaagaggaagaagaagagaggttggtgagtggagatcagcagtctatggaggagggggagatgattaTGGAAAGTAAACAGGAGGAATCTTCTCTACATAAGGACACAG CAGATGGACGGTGTTTCTGGAATATAAATCCATCGGAGGGACATCTTATTATATCTCCAGATTGTAAGGCAGAAGATACCGACATTCCACAATATTCTCCCAAAGTCACCTCTGATTGGTTGGTTAGATCCACAGATCCttctaatcctgaggaaccttctgataaatcccacactatgacatcagatgtccTTCCAAGTTCTCACAGTGCTGACAGATCACCAGATCCATCCAATCCCCAGACATCTTCTTCAAGCCATAAGAAGGTTCACACAGGAGAGCGTTCAttgtcatgttcagagtgcgggaaatctttcactaaaaacaaaaaccttcgTAGGCACCAGGAAATACACACGGGTCAACGtacctattcatgttcagagtgcgggaaatctttctctCGGGCATCACACCTTGTACAACACAAGCGCGTCCACAAAGTTGGGCATCTTAAATCATGTGCAGAGAGCGGGAAAAATTTCTCTCACAAAGCTCAGCTTACGGAACACCAGAGAACTCACataggtgagcgtccttattcatgttcagagtgcgggaaacgtttttCTCACAAAAAAGGCCTTGTTATacaccagagaactcacacaggtgagcgtccttattcatgttcagagtgtgggaaatctttcactcaggCATCACACCTTGTACGACACAAGAGTGTCCACACAGGTGTGTATcgttattcatgttcagagtgtgggaaatgtttttgtgATAAAGGACGACTTATtgtacaccagagaattcacacaggtgagcgtccattttcatgttcagagtgcgggaaaagtttctcTCACAAAAACGGCCTTGTTGAACACCAGAaacttcacacag GAGAGCGCCCTTATTCAtgtacagagtgcgggaaatctttcactgggAAAGGAGACCTTAATCATCACAATAGAGTTCACACAGGAGAGCGCCCTTATTCAtgtacagagtgcgggaaatctttcactaggAAAGGAAAGCTTGATCAACACAATAGAGTTCACACAGGAGAGCgccctttttcatgttcagagtgcgggaaatctttcaccacAAAAGGAGCACTTTTTACACACCAGAAACTTCACACAGGAGAGCGCCCTTATTCAtgtacagagtgcgggaaatctttcactggaAAAGAACACCTTGTTAAACACCAGAGAGTTCACACGGGTGAACGTCCTTCTTCATCTTCACAGTGA